From one Xiphias gladius isolate SHS-SW01 ecotype Sanya breed wild chromosome 12, ASM1685928v1, whole genome shotgun sequence genomic stretch:
- the LOC120797623 gene encoding homeobox protein HMX2-like, with protein sequence MPGNMSKEVAPSRSASLTFTIDHILNLKQQHRGDFEGSKGQRDSGCESDFQARYEEAWDARGRRDSGSEDTAKPKVHRADRGENTPPLTAGSCPGAQSAHSAEDASEQQQQQQQQANTHAKAMVKKKTRTIFSKRQIFQLEATFDMKRYLSSSERACLASSLQLTETQVKIWFQNRRNKLKRQLSTDMEGPLAAEHFSEAGKNVQLPTFYKDSSLLGGCLLPMPFPVMYPTAPYIYFSNTGKYFGLFDAD encoded by the exons ATGCCGGGGAATATGAGCAAAGAGGTCGCCCCGAGTCGGAGCGCTTCTTTGACCTTCACCATCGACCACATCCTCAACCTGAAGCAGCAGCACCGCGGAGACTTTGAGGGGTCCAAGGGGCAGAGGGACAGTGGATGTGAGAGCGATTTCCAAGCGCGGTACGAGGAGGCGTGGGACGCCCGCGGGAGACGTGACAGCGGGTCGGAGGACACAG CGAAGCCCAAGGTCCATCGTGCAGACCGCGGGGAGAACACCCCGCCGCTGACCGCTGGCTCCTGTCCCGGGGCGCAAAGTGCGCACAGCGCCGAGGACGCGtccgagcagcagcagcagcagcagcagcaggccaaCACTCACGCCAAAGCCATGGTGAAGAAGAAGACGCGCACCATCTTCTCcaagagacagatatttcagCTGGAGGCGACCTTTGACATGAAGAGGTATCTGAGCAGCTCGGAGAGAGCGTGCCTCGCCAGCTCCCTGCAGCTCACCGAGACCCAGGTGAAAATCTGGTTCCAGAACCGCCGCAACAAGCTGAAGCGACAGCTGTCCACGGACATGGAGGGGCCGCTGGCCGCCGAGCACTTCTCAGAGGCGGGGAAAAACGTTCAATTACCGACTTTTTACAAAGACAGCAGCCTGCTGGGCGGATGTTTGTTACCCATGCCTTTCCCCGTCATGTACCCGACTGCGCCTTACATCTATTTCTCCAACACTGGCAAATATTTCGGCCTGTTTGATGCGGACTGA